From Longimicrobium sp.:
TCCGCCGGCTCCGTTGACTCCGTGTGACGATCGAACTTTCTTCTTCCCGGCGTCTCCGCTTCCGCTCGCCCCCGAGATCCGCATGCGCCCGCGTCTCGCCGCTCTCCTGATCTCCATCTCCCTCCCCATCGCCGCGCCGATGGCCGCGCAGGCGGTGGACGGGCGGCTGATGGGCGCGGACGGCGCGAGCGGAATCCCCGCGGCGCTCGTGCGGCTGGTGCTCGGCGACAGCGTGGTGGACGAGGCGGCCACGCGCGCCGACGGCGGGTTCACGCTCGCTTCGCCGGGCGCGGGAACGTTCAGCATCGTGGCGCGGGTGGCGGGCGGGAGCGACGTGGAGTTCGGCCCGGTGACGCTGGCGGCGGGCGAGCGGGTGCCGGTGCTGCTACGCCTTCCCGCCGGCAGCGGCGCGGACCGGCCGGTGGCGCTCGCGGGGGTGACGGCCACGGCCGAGGTGCGGCGGCAGGTGCTGGAGCGGCACGGCTTCTACGAGCGCCAGCACCTGCACCCGGGGCGCTTCCTGACGCACGACGAGCTGGCGCGCCTCCCCGGCATCAGCGTGCTGGACCACATCCGCGGGCTGGGGATCCTGGTGGACCCGC
This genomic window contains:
- a CDS encoding carboxypeptidase-like regulatory domain-containing protein — encoded protein: MRPRLAALLISISLPIAAPMAAQAVDGRLMGADGASGIPAALVRLVLGDSVVDEAATRADGGFTLASPGAGTFSIVARVAGGSDVEFGPVTLAAGERVPVLLRLPAGSGADRPVALAGVTATAEVRRQVLERHGFYERQHLHPGRFLTHDELARLPGISVLDHIRGLGILVDPRGANISALYRYSKGAKCFLAVWLDGQPARYTEITRLTMDEVAGVEYYRGEELPLQFNPYYTRRSWDCGAVVIWTRQPDAS